A stretch of Shewanella dokdonensis DNA encodes these proteins:
- a CDS encoding 4'-phosphopantetheinyl transferase family protein: MASAGGCRRAAPSTQIGVDVEVPKAKRNTLEIARHCFAESEWTQLQALASTAATAAFYRLWVLKESYVKATGRGLTQALSAFNFSPVIAAERPVPQWEVVDSRGVDDNYLWRHFYIPWGSGHVGLTVGEPHPVASGSGPELQIFVVEQLGPEQWQFAPSVPEAIV, encoded by the coding sequence TTGGCTAGTGCTGGCGGTTGCCGAAGGGCTGCGCCTTCGACCCAAATCGGGGTTGATGTTGAAGTGCCGAAGGCCAAACGTAATACACTGGAGATTGCTAGGCACTGTTTTGCTGAGAGTGAATGGACACAGCTGCAAGCGTTAGCAAGCACAGCTGCTACGGCTGCCTTTTACCGTTTATGGGTATTGAAAGAGTCATATGTGAAAGCTACTGGGCGCGGTTTGACCCAAGCTCTTAGCGCCTTCAATTTCAGTCCGGTCATCGCCGCCGAACGACCAGTTCCTCAGTGGGAAGTGGTCGATAGCCGTGGGGTGGATGATAACTATTTGTGGCGCCATTTTTATATCCCTTGGGGCAGCGGGCATGTGGGGCTAACGGTTGGGGAGCCCCATCCTGTGGCGAGCGGGAGTGGGCCTGAGTTGCAAATTTTTGTGGTGGAGCAACTCGGTCCTGAACAGTGGCAGTTTGCTCCCAGTGTGCCAGAGGCTATTGTCTAG
- the syd gene encoding SecY-interacting protein → MSCTEALEQLFARYQQCYQSVLGEFPRYYAEGEASRCILAGEQEDPVQWQAVSRQPAASFANVSEALSLPLHPDIEHFYGHFFAGPIQFDSPFGSGELLQVWNEKDFEYLQENIIGHLMMKQKLKQAPTWFVGILHQQDDMLTVDNQDGSVWRERPGEVASERLADSLAVFLTLLSPRVAPAERYQELGASQSDAAHPGIFNSLKRMWHNLLGKR, encoded by the coding sequence GTGTCTTGTACAGAGGCTCTTGAACAATTATTTGCGCGGTACCAGCAATGTTATCAGTCAGTGTTGGGGGAATTCCCTCGTTACTACGCCGAAGGTGAGGCCTCCCGTTGTATTTTAGCTGGGGAACAAGAAGATCCTGTGCAATGGCAGGCCGTGAGTCGGCAACCAGCCGCATCCTTTGCCAATGTCAGTGAGGCGTTATCCTTGCCTCTGCATCCAGATATTGAACATTTTTATGGGCATTTTTTTGCCGGCCCAATTCAGTTTGACTCGCCGTTTGGCAGTGGTGAACTACTGCAGGTGTGGAATGAAAAAGACTTTGAGTATCTGCAGGAGAACATTATTGGTCATCTGATGATGAAACAGAAACTCAAACAGGCCCCCACATGGTTTGTAGGAATATTGCATCAGCAAGATGACATGTTGACGGTAGATAACCAGGATGGCTCTGTATGGCGCGAACGCCCTGGCGAAGTGGCCAGTGAGCGGCTCGCGGATAGTCTGGCGGTATTTTTAACGCTACTGAGTCCGCGTGTGGCGCCAGCCGAACGTTATCAGGAACTTGGTGCTTCGCAATCGGATGCTGCGCATCCTGGTATTTTTAACAGCCTTAAACGTATGTGGCATAACTTGTTGGGTAAGCGTTAA